The following proteins come from a genomic window of Daphnia carinata strain CSIRO-1 chromosome 8, CSIRO_AGI_Dcar_HiC_V3, whole genome shotgun sequence:
- the LOC130700222 gene encoding uncharacterized protein LOC130700222 isoform X1, translating into MAPSPVTMATLSREYGQTSEHQQARVTEHSPHHHHQIFAPNTKGLLNAPGQNNCFLNSAVQVLWHLDIFRRSFRDLTGHACLGESCIFCALKELFAQLQYSHESALPPDALRRALAETFLNQQRFQLGFMDDAAECFENILLRIHFHLASNEAEDQCAAGHCIPHQRFAMTLVEQSVCAACGATSEPLPFTQMVHYVSASALTSQARQPANISETGSPAGLFGRLLKQAGGMGDIRDCPSACGAQIQICRTLTNRPQIVSVGIVWDSERPQLDHIMSVFALVGTSLQLRDVFQSVTDSRWAEMTTHRLVGVVTYYGKHYSTFFFHTKLQLWIYFDDASVSEVGPDWQHVVDKCRRGHFQPLLLLYADPEGTAVPTATAPSAITPVGAKPRPHQYGSLSRPRSITPNPMPVQQQQPQNYNVRRAITPNMELIQHSLNRRPAPLPQQQQDFRDYQNISDLEGIFHQPDEVFHEPVYIQRQTVESILRAQQQSALPASDPDLKIAMLPGANMPRSRDSGNWSGDRNSASSSSSTSMDNPYLYMMNRNQRPQSSSSTNSSPSKPGDPNSLPQHLGAFHGDPGYDSYSLSSNDSYPLQQSLKHTLQLSQIPEGGNNRWQTRVPGPYPPADAGGADECERLCLEADHLLERSRVQEEQGDLEAAFNLCQSAAQRSRAAMDAPYNNPQTLVFARMKHNTCVMRGRSLHRRLLQASQSAGFYDGSNANHNGVAVMPSIDEPRHSRQSSRDSNRSGRQQPPPAIQAPPPIAAGPAQSSSNIQSGSVGKNIEIYATLPKKRGKKAAEMLRDADTSSNAISRDEQQPQPVERQGRSVSAGFAGVMMRRERAKSEERNKSKPVPIPSVASVAQDDLEVMNGDGSSDNSSRQSPGKKQHRIRRRLLMGGLIKRKNRSLPDLRADDEDGHDQQVMDPEEDEQLGLPPPMEDIGNPNLEKSKLMRRSFHASLGRNFQQQMGPNKVPPPPPVRKTSHLTPAPLPAQQQYDNYADSQITVHADIHHERTLSDLGIGAPFDPLPPYPVVEHVRQASDDFPPPPPPQELQLLSCDPEPPRQEEEEANNEPSGLLAALQRKRKEILGAGNNMPPPMAPMLPAVPSTTTAPANSWLKELQSTLQNKKMGVSIPTPVAQPVAETQPEETINKSVRKLASRFEQVKISPVTSSDVVDHAPRVQQSQPPQPLACQIQPKVQVTSLPPAAPAGILDRKRRSGDGQTKKKSVTFCDQVILVSTAEDTEQDETYVPNPILQRVLRSAYQQEMVKDGQRPESNVAQPLVSPNFSNGTDEVDRQSLAARPPQPPYQKLPANSQVFQPTQHYVPQVTPSYHQQQHQQYQQSSSQPMRAGYGVPPSPMMGQRIGPPSSSGAPPSYAPPPQYPHHARGRFQPQNGGASNNNMMQQPPVKQNYPQQHPMDQNRPQQMGQSGPWQPQPQGAGLQSNNGGYNPCSLCGKKQVPSSYQYCSDCQFYMQRFQPKV; encoded by the exons atggctCCTTCACCGGTAACGATGGCCACCCTTTCTCGTGAATACGGCCAGACATCTGAACATCAGCAAGCCCGCGTGACCGAGCACTcgcctcatcatcatcatcagatcTTTGCTCCAAACACCAAAGGTCTCCTCAACGCTCCCGGACAAAACAATTGCTTCCTCAACAGCGCCGTCCAG GTTTTGTGGCATTTGGATATTTTCCGACGGAGTTTCCGCGACCTGACCGGTCACGCTTGCCTCGGCGAATCGTGCATCTTTTGCGCCCTCAAG GAATTGTTTGCCCAATTGCAGTACAGCCATGAATCGGCTCTGCCGCCGGACGCGCTCCGACGGGCACTGGCCGAAACATTTCTCAACCAGCAACGATTCCAGCTCGGTTTCATGGACGACGCGGCCGAATgcttt gaaaacatTTTACTGCGAATCCATTTCCATTTGGCCAGCAACGAGGCCGAGGATCAGTGCGCGGCCGGCCACTGCATCCCTCATCAGCGGTTCGCCATGACATTGGTGGAACAGTCCGTCTGCGCCGCTTGCGGCGCCACATCCGAGCCTTTACCCTTCACCCAG ATGGTGCATTACGTCTCGGCGTCGGCTCTGACGTCACAGGCACGCCAGCCGGCCAATATATCGGAGACGGGGTCACCGGCCGGCCTCTTTGGCCGTCTGCTGAAACAGGCCGGAGGTATGGGCGACATCCGAGACTGCCCCAGCGCTTGCGGCgctcaaattcaaatttgccGGACGTTGACGAACCGTCCGCAAATCGTCTCGGTCGGCATCGTCTGGGACTCTGAGCGACCGCAACTGGACCACATCATGTCCGTCTTTGCTCTGGTCGGCACCAGTCTCCAGTTGAGGGACGTTTTCCAATCGGTGACGGACTCGCGATGGGCCGAGATGACGACCCACCGTCTTGTGGGCGTCGTCACTTACTACGGCAAACACTACTCCACCTTCTTCTTCCACACGAAACTCCAGCTGTGGATCTACTTTGACGACGCGTCCGTCAGCGAGGTGGGGCCCGATTGGCAGCACGTCGTCGACAAGTGCCGCAGGGGACATTTTCAGCCTCTTTTGCTCCTCTACGCCGATCCGGAAGGCACCGCCGTACCCACAGCCACGGCTCCATCCGCCATCACGCCCGTTGGAGCCAAGCCACGGCCTCATCAGTACGGATCGCTGTCCAGGCCGAGGAGCATCACGCCCAATCCAATGCCagtgcagcaacaacagccgcaGAATTACAATGTCCGGAGGGCCATCACGCCCAACATGGAACTCATCCAACATTCGTTGAACAGACGCCCGGCTCCGTtacctcaacaacaacaagactTCCGAGATTATCAAAACATATCCGATCTGGAGGGCATCTTCCATCAACCCGACGAAGTTTTCCACGAGCCCGTCTACATCCAGAGGCAAACGGTCGAATCCATTCTGCGCGCCCAGCAACAATCCGCCTTACCGGCTTCGGATCCCGATTTGAAAATCGCCATGCTCCCGGGCGCTAATATGCCACGATCGAGGGACTCTGGCAATTGGAGTGGCGATCGAAACAGCGCCTCTTCATCATCCAGCACGTCTATGGATAATCCTTACCTGTACATGATGAACAGAaatcaaag GCCGCAAAGTAGCAGTTCGACGAACAGTTCACCATCGAAACCGGGCGACCCGAACTCATTGCCGCAACACCTGGGCGCATTTCACGGCGATCCTGGATACGATTCGTATTCGTTATCGTCCAACGACAGTTACCCGCTGCAGCAGAGTTTGAAACACACTCTCCAG TTATCACAGATACCCGAGGGCGGAAACAACAGATGGCAGACCAGAGTCCCTGGGCCGTACCCACCGGCTGATGCTGGCGGAGCCGACGAATGCGAGCGACTCTGCCTCGAGGCGGACCACCTGCTGGAACGATCTCGAGTCCAAGAGGAGCAAGGCGACCTCGAAGCCGCTTTCAATTTGTGCCAATCGGCGGCACAGCGGAGCCGGGCCGCCATGGACGCGCCCTACAACAATCCGCAGACGCTCGTCTTTGCCCGGATGAAGCACAACACGTGCGTCATGCGAGGCAGGAGCCTCCACAGGCGTCTCTTACAAGCCAGTCAGTCAGCCGGATTCTATGATGGATCGAATGCCAATCACAATGGCGTTGCTGTGATGCCTAGCATCGACGAACCGAGGCACAGCCGTCAGAGCAGCCGAGATTCGAATCGCAGTGGCCGACAACAGCCGCCACCGGCTATTCAGGCCCCGCCTCCGATTGCGGCCGGGCCGGCGCAGTCTTCGTCTAACATCCAGTCCGGCAGCGTCggtaaaaacattgaaatctACGCCACTCTGCCGAAGAAGAGGGGCAAGAAAGCGGCCGAAATGCTGCGCGATGCCGACACGTCATCCAACGCCATCTCGCGAGACGAACAGCAACCACAGCCGGTTGAAAGGCAAGGCAGGTCCGTTTCGGCCGGATTTGCTGGCGTCATGATGAGGCGCGAGAGGGCCAAAAGTGAGGAGCGTAACAAGAGCAAACCGGTGCCCATTCCGTCGGTGGCCAGCGTGGCGCAGGACGACCTGGAAGTGATGAACGGCGACGGATCGAGCGACAATTCGTCGAGACAATCGCCCGGCAAGAAACAGCACCGAATCCGGCGGAGGCTCCTCATGGGCGGCCTCATCAAGAGGAAGAACCGAAGTCTGCCCGACCTCAGAGCCGACGACGAAGACGGCCATGACCAGCAGGTGATGGACCCGGAGGAGGACGAACAACTGGGCCTACCTCCACCCATGGAAGACATTGGCAATCCAAATCTAGAGAAGAGCAAGCTGATGCGGAGGAGCTTCCATGCCAGTTTGGGCCGCAATTTCCAGCAGCAAATGGGGCCCAATAAAGTACCTCCTCCTCCGCCCGTCCGCAAGACGTCGCATTTGACTCCAGCGCCTCTACCGGCGCAACAGCAATACGACAATTACGCCGACAGTCAAATCACGGTGCACGCCGACATCCATCACGAACGGACGCTTAGTGATTTGGGTATCGGTGCTCCATTTGATCCGCTTCCGCCTTATCCGGTCGTCGAGCACGTCCGGCAAGCCAGTGATGATTTCCCGCCACCTCCTCCGCCACAGGAATTGCAATTGCTCAGTTGCGATCCCGAACCTCCcagacaagaagaagaagaagcaaacaACGAACCCAGTGGATTGTTAGCAGCTCTGCAGAGAAAGCGGAAGGAGATCCTCGGTGCTGGAAATAATATGCCACCACCGATGGCACCGATGCTTCCGGCTGTTCCATCCACAACTACTGCCCCGGCCAATAGTTGGTTAAAAGAACTGCAAAGTACTttgcaaaacaagaaaatgggcgTGTCCATACCGACGCCCGTAGCCCAGCCCGTAGCTGAGACTCAGCCGGAAGAGACTATCAACAAGTCTGTCCGGAAGCTGGCTTCTCGTTTCGAACAAGTGAAGATCTCTCCAGTGACTTCAAGCGATGTCGTCGATCACGCCCCTCGTGTCCAGCAATCGCAGCCTCCGCAGCCATTGGCCTGCCAAATCCAGCCAAAGGTTCAAGTCACCTCTCTCCCGCCTGCCGCTCCGGCCGGTATCCTGGATCGCAAGCGACGATCGGGTGACGGccagacgaagaagaagagcgtCACTTTCTGCGACCAAGTCATTTTGGTCTCGACGGCCGAGGACACGGAACAAGACGAGACGTACGTCCCCAATCCCATCCTCCAGCGAGTCCTCCGCTCCGCTTACCAGCAGGAGATGGTCAAAGATGGCCAGCGACCGGAATCGAACGTCGCTCAGCCACTCGTTTCACCCAATTTCTCTAACGGAACGGATGAGGTGGATCGTCAATCTTTAGCTGCTAGACCCCCACAGCCACCGTATCAAAAATTGCCCGCCAACAGCCAAGTCTTCCAGCCAACTCAGCACTACGTCCCGCAAGTAACGCCATCTTACCATCAACAGCAGCACCAACAGTACCAACAATCATCGTCGCAGCCAATGCGAGCCGGATACGGCGTTCCACCTTCACCCATGATGGGCCAAAGGATTGGGCCTCCGTCCAGCTCTGGAGCACCGCCATCTTACGCCCCGCCTCCGCAGTATCCGCATCATGCCCGAGGACGTTTTCAGCCGCAAAACGGTGGCGCTAGTAACAACAACATGATGCAACAGCCTCCGGTTAAACAAAATTACCCGCAACAGCATCCGATGGATCAGAATAGACCCCAGCAAATGGGACAATCCGGCCCGTGGCAGCCGCAGCCACAAGGGGCTGGCCTTCAATCGAATAATGGCGGATATAATCCGTGCAGTTTGTGCGGGAAGAAACAAGTGCCGTCCAGTTACCAATATTGCTCCGATTGTCAGTTTTACATGCAACGTTTCCAGCCCAAAGTATGA
- the LOC130700222 gene encoding uncharacterized protein LOC130700222 isoform X2 has protein sequence MRLERNIARHPLFQVTKVLWHLDIFRRSFRDLTGHACLGESCIFCALKELFAQLQYSHESALPPDALRRALAETFLNQQRFQLGFMDDAAECFENILLRIHFHLASNEAEDQCAAGHCIPHQRFAMTLVEQSVCAACGATSEPLPFTQMVHYVSASALTSQARQPANISETGSPAGLFGRLLKQAGGMGDIRDCPSACGAQIQICRTLTNRPQIVSVGIVWDSERPQLDHIMSVFALVGTSLQLRDVFQSVTDSRWAEMTTHRLVGVVTYYGKHYSTFFFHTKLQLWIYFDDASVSEVGPDWQHVVDKCRRGHFQPLLLLYADPEGTAVPTATAPSAITPVGAKPRPHQYGSLSRPRSITPNPMPVQQQQPQNYNVRRAITPNMELIQHSLNRRPAPLPQQQQDFRDYQNISDLEGIFHQPDEVFHEPVYIQRQTVESILRAQQQSALPASDPDLKIAMLPGANMPRSRDSGNWSGDRNSASSSSSTSMDNPYLYMMNRNQRPQSSSSTNSSPSKPGDPNSLPQHLGAFHGDPGYDSYSLSSNDSYPLQQSLKHTLQLSQIPEGGNNRWQTRVPGPYPPADAGGADECERLCLEADHLLERSRVQEEQGDLEAAFNLCQSAAQRSRAAMDAPYNNPQTLVFARMKHNTCVMRGRSLHRRLLQASQSAGFYDGSNANHNGVAVMPSIDEPRHSRQSSRDSNRSGRQQPPPAIQAPPPIAAGPAQSSSNIQSGSVGKNIEIYATLPKKRGKKAAEMLRDADTSSNAISRDEQQPQPVERQGRSVSAGFAGVMMRRERAKSEERNKSKPVPIPSVASVAQDDLEVMNGDGSSDNSSRQSPGKKQHRIRRRLLMGGLIKRKNRSLPDLRADDEDGHDQQVMDPEEDEQLGLPPPMEDIGNPNLEKSKLMRRSFHASLGRNFQQQMGPNKVPPPPPVRKTSHLTPAPLPAQQQYDNYADSQITVHADIHHERTLSDLGIGAPFDPLPPYPVVEHVRQASDDFPPPPPPQELQLLSCDPEPPRQEEEEANNEPSGLLAALQRKRKEILGAGNNMPPPMAPMLPAVPSTTTAPANSWLKELQSTLQNKKMGVSIPTPVAQPVAETQPEETINKSVRKLASRFEQVKISPVTSSDVVDHAPRVQQSQPPQPLACQIQPKVQVTSLPPAAPAGILDRKRRSGDGQTKKKSVTFCDQVILVSTAEDTEQDETYVPNPILQRVLRSAYQQEMVKDGQRPESNVAQPLVSPNFSNGTDEVDRQSLAARPPQPPYQKLPANSQVFQPTQHYVPQVTPSYHQQQHQQYQQSSSQPMRAGYGVPPSPMMGQRIGPPSSSGAPPSYAPPPQYPHHARGRFQPQNGGASNNNMMQQPPVKQNYPQQHPMDQNRPQQMGQSGPWQPQPQGAGLQSNNGGYNPCSLCGKKQVPSSYQYCSDCQFYMQRFQPKV, from the exons atgagactCGAAAGGAATATAGCACGACATCCGCTCTTCCAAGTCACCAAG GTTTTGTGGCATTTGGATATTTTCCGACGGAGTTTCCGCGACCTGACCGGTCACGCTTGCCTCGGCGAATCGTGCATCTTTTGCGCCCTCAAG GAATTGTTTGCCCAATTGCAGTACAGCCATGAATCGGCTCTGCCGCCGGACGCGCTCCGACGGGCACTGGCCGAAACATTTCTCAACCAGCAACGATTCCAGCTCGGTTTCATGGACGACGCGGCCGAATgcttt gaaaacatTTTACTGCGAATCCATTTCCATTTGGCCAGCAACGAGGCCGAGGATCAGTGCGCGGCCGGCCACTGCATCCCTCATCAGCGGTTCGCCATGACATTGGTGGAACAGTCCGTCTGCGCCGCTTGCGGCGCCACATCCGAGCCTTTACCCTTCACCCAG ATGGTGCATTACGTCTCGGCGTCGGCTCTGACGTCACAGGCACGCCAGCCGGCCAATATATCGGAGACGGGGTCACCGGCCGGCCTCTTTGGCCGTCTGCTGAAACAGGCCGGAGGTATGGGCGACATCCGAGACTGCCCCAGCGCTTGCGGCgctcaaattcaaatttgccGGACGTTGACGAACCGTCCGCAAATCGTCTCGGTCGGCATCGTCTGGGACTCTGAGCGACCGCAACTGGACCACATCATGTCCGTCTTTGCTCTGGTCGGCACCAGTCTCCAGTTGAGGGACGTTTTCCAATCGGTGACGGACTCGCGATGGGCCGAGATGACGACCCACCGTCTTGTGGGCGTCGTCACTTACTACGGCAAACACTACTCCACCTTCTTCTTCCACACGAAACTCCAGCTGTGGATCTACTTTGACGACGCGTCCGTCAGCGAGGTGGGGCCCGATTGGCAGCACGTCGTCGACAAGTGCCGCAGGGGACATTTTCAGCCTCTTTTGCTCCTCTACGCCGATCCGGAAGGCACCGCCGTACCCACAGCCACGGCTCCATCCGCCATCACGCCCGTTGGAGCCAAGCCACGGCCTCATCAGTACGGATCGCTGTCCAGGCCGAGGAGCATCACGCCCAATCCAATGCCagtgcagcaacaacagccgcaGAATTACAATGTCCGGAGGGCCATCACGCCCAACATGGAACTCATCCAACATTCGTTGAACAGACGCCCGGCTCCGTtacctcaacaacaacaagactTCCGAGATTATCAAAACATATCCGATCTGGAGGGCATCTTCCATCAACCCGACGAAGTTTTCCACGAGCCCGTCTACATCCAGAGGCAAACGGTCGAATCCATTCTGCGCGCCCAGCAACAATCCGCCTTACCGGCTTCGGATCCCGATTTGAAAATCGCCATGCTCCCGGGCGCTAATATGCCACGATCGAGGGACTCTGGCAATTGGAGTGGCGATCGAAACAGCGCCTCTTCATCATCCAGCACGTCTATGGATAATCCTTACCTGTACATGATGAACAGAaatcaaag GCCGCAAAGTAGCAGTTCGACGAACAGTTCACCATCGAAACCGGGCGACCCGAACTCATTGCCGCAACACCTGGGCGCATTTCACGGCGATCCTGGATACGATTCGTATTCGTTATCGTCCAACGACAGTTACCCGCTGCAGCAGAGTTTGAAACACACTCTCCAG TTATCACAGATACCCGAGGGCGGAAACAACAGATGGCAGACCAGAGTCCCTGGGCCGTACCCACCGGCTGATGCTGGCGGAGCCGACGAATGCGAGCGACTCTGCCTCGAGGCGGACCACCTGCTGGAACGATCTCGAGTCCAAGAGGAGCAAGGCGACCTCGAAGCCGCTTTCAATTTGTGCCAATCGGCGGCACAGCGGAGCCGGGCCGCCATGGACGCGCCCTACAACAATCCGCAGACGCTCGTCTTTGCCCGGATGAAGCACAACACGTGCGTCATGCGAGGCAGGAGCCTCCACAGGCGTCTCTTACAAGCCAGTCAGTCAGCCGGATTCTATGATGGATCGAATGCCAATCACAATGGCGTTGCTGTGATGCCTAGCATCGACGAACCGAGGCACAGCCGTCAGAGCAGCCGAGATTCGAATCGCAGTGGCCGACAACAGCCGCCACCGGCTATTCAGGCCCCGCCTCCGATTGCGGCCGGGCCGGCGCAGTCTTCGTCTAACATCCAGTCCGGCAGCGTCggtaaaaacattgaaatctACGCCACTCTGCCGAAGAAGAGGGGCAAGAAAGCGGCCGAAATGCTGCGCGATGCCGACACGTCATCCAACGCCATCTCGCGAGACGAACAGCAACCACAGCCGGTTGAAAGGCAAGGCAGGTCCGTTTCGGCCGGATTTGCTGGCGTCATGATGAGGCGCGAGAGGGCCAAAAGTGAGGAGCGTAACAAGAGCAAACCGGTGCCCATTCCGTCGGTGGCCAGCGTGGCGCAGGACGACCTGGAAGTGATGAACGGCGACGGATCGAGCGACAATTCGTCGAGACAATCGCCCGGCAAGAAACAGCACCGAATCCGGCGGAGGCTCCTCATGGGCGGCCTCATCAAGAGGAAGAACCGAAGTCTGCCCGACCTCAGAGCCGACGACGAAGACGGCCATGACCAGCAGGTGATGGACCCGGAGGAGGACGAACAACTGGGCCTACCTCCACCCATGGAAGACATTGGCAATCCAAATCTAGAGAAGAGCAAGCTGATGCGGAGGAGCTTCCATGCCAGTTTGGGCCGCAATTTCCAGCAGCAAATGGGGCCCAATAAAGTACCTCCTCCTCCGCCCGTCCGCAAGACGTCGCATTTGACTCCAGCGCCTCTACCGGCGCAACAGCAATACGACAATTACGCCGACAGTCAAATCACGGTGCACGCCGACATCCATCACGAACGGACGCTTAGTGATTTGGGTATCGGTGCTCCATTTGATCCGCTTCCGCCTTATCCGGTCGTCGAGCACGTCCGGCAAGCCAGTGATGATTTCCCGCCACCTCCTCCGCCACAGGAATTGCAATTGCTCAGTTGCGATCCCGAACCTCCcagacaagaagaagaagaagcaaacaACGAACCCAGTGGATTGTTAGCAGCTCTGCAGAGAAAGCGGAAGGAGATCCTCGGTGCTGGAAATAATATGCCACCACCGATGGCACCGATGCTTCCGGCTGTTCCATCCACAACTACTGCCCCGGCCAATAGTTGGTTAAAAGAACTGCAAAGTACTttgcaaaacaagaaaatgggcgTGTCCATACCGACGCCCGTAGCCCAGCCCGTAGCTGAGACTCAGCCGGAAGAGACTATCAACAAGTCTGTCCGGAAGCTGGCTTCTCGTTTCGAACAAGTGAAGATCTCTCCAGTGACTTCAAGCGATGTCGTCGATCACGCCCCTCGTGTCCAGCAATCGCAGCCTCCGCAGCCATTGGCCTGCCAAATCCAGCCAAAGGTTCAAGTCACCTCTCTCCCGCCTGCCGCTCCGGCCGGTATCCTGGATCGCAAGCGACGATCGGGTGACGGccagacgaagaagaagagcgtCACTTTCTGCGACCAAGTCATTTTGGTCTCGACGGCCGAGGACACGGAACAAGACGAGACGTACGTCCCCAATCCCATCCTCCAGCGAGTCCTCCGCTCCGCTTACCAGCAGGAGATGGTCAAAGATGGCCAGCGACCGGAATCGAACGTCGCTCAGCCACTCGTTTCACCCAATTTCTCTAACGGAACGGATGAGGTGGATCGTCAATCTTTAGCTGCTAGACCCCCACAGCCACCGTATCAAAAATTGCCCGCCAACAGCCAAGTCTTCCAGCCAACTCAGCACTACGTCCCGCAAGTAACGCCATCTTACCATCAACAGCAGCACCAACAGTACCAACAATCATCGTCGCAGCCAATGCGAGCCGGATACGGCGTTCCACCTTCACCCATGATGGGCCAAAGGATTGGGCCTCCGTCCAGCTCTGGAGCACCGCCATCTTACGCCCCGCCTCCGCAGTATCCGCATCATGCCCGAGGACGTTTTCAGCCGCAAAACGGTGGCGCTAGTAACAACAACATGATGCAACAGCCTCCGGTTAAACAAAATTACCCGCAACAGCATCCGATGGATCAGAATAGACCCCAGCAAATGGGACAATCCGGCCCGTGGCAGCCGCAGCCACAAGGGGCTGGCCTTCAATCGAATAATGGCGGATATAATCCGTGCAGTTTGTGCGGGAAGAAACAAGTGCCGTCCAGTTACCAATATTGCTCCGATTGTCAGTTTTACATGCAACGTTTCCAGCCCAAAGTATGA
- the LOC130700231 gene encoding uncharacterized protein LOC130700231: protein MIRDIVDSNWSAKMLFRKSKQRFIFFITAKIEDKYLGKKKTDLLMEKRSLTISFISSLTELRLAKMEVTYCIFSPIMLMWLLCAGIDGVESAGNVPLERAINIAGIRRPLMKNDQPNRIYLRSDQRSPSLPLRTHYYRRPPLPPHRRQQQHKQQQQPGFIRNSNGRHPPRPAPVSINNHLAFAGGNPGRGKFHHHFINQRQQPLKQHPNHQFRTVNVPTNIHYPHNKKPTNNQQLQPPNRQNLGIRQPITAPPSQNPHGTSPDELATPNKQNTMSQDAQNLLTLQLEGNDYLTYLYLAANETQLEEVYLTAATNAGDTVTHPPSDDDDIIIGAPSVHFDPYLSQNESSKPKLSGEQNTANSDDHWKLTNEGGKAAVDENVIKSLDEDWMPISSPWDIYGKKNRSSN, encoded by the exons ATGATTCGAGACATAGTCGATAGTAACTGGAGCGCTAAGATGCTGTTCCGGAAGTCTAAGCAaaggttcatttttttcataacgGCAAAAATTGAAGATAAATAtttagggaagaaaaaaacggatttGTTGATGGAGAAGAGGTCTTTGACCATCTCGTTTATATCGTCATTGACCGAGTTGAGATTGGCCAAGATGGAAGTGACTTACTGCATCTTTTCACCTATCATG ctgATGTGGCTGCTGTGCGCCGGAATTGATGGGGTCGAGTCGGCTGGTAATGTGCCTCTGGAGAGGGCCATTAACATCGCTGGAATTCGCAGACCTCTGATGAAAAACGATCAACCCAATAGGATTTATCTCAGGTCTGATCAACGCTCGCCTTCACTACCCCTTCGGACTCATTATTATCGTCGTCCACCCTTACCGCCGCATCGTCGACAGCAAcaacacaaacaacaacaacaaccgggTTTCATAAGGAATTCCAACGGACGCCACCCACCTCGTCCGGCTCCCGTTTCCATCAACAATCATCTCG CATTTGCGGGCGGTAATCCCGGACGCGGAaaattccatcatcattttATAAACCAACGGCAGCAGCCTCTGAAACAACATCCCAACCATCAATTTCGGACCGTTAACGTGCCTACAAACATTCACTATCCGCACAATAAAAAGCCAACCAACAATCAACAGTTACAGCCCCCAAATCGCCAAAATTTAGGCATCAG ACAGCCAATTACAGCGCCTCCCTCTCAAAATCCTCATGGAACGTCTCCGGATGAATTAGCTACGCctaataaacaaaacacgatGTCGCAGGATGCACAAAATCTGTTGACACTTCAACTGGAAGGCAACGACTATTTGACGTACTTGTACCTAGCGGCGAACGAAACCCAACTGGAAGAAGTATACCTGACGGCGGCTACGAACGCGGGCGACACGGTGACTCATCCACCGTCAGATGATGACGACATCATTATTGGAGCGCCAAGCGTACATTTTGATCCGTATTTATCGCAAAATGAATCTTCCAAGCCCAAATTGTCTGGGGAGCAAAATACGGCGAATAGTGATGACCATTGGAAACTAACTAACGAAGGAGGAAAGGCAGCGGTCGATGAAAACGTGATCAAGTCATTAGATGAGGACTGGATGCCCATTTCTTCGCCTTGGGACATATACGGCAAAAAAAATCGCTCGTCcaattaa
- the LOC130700520 gene encoding uncharacterized protein LOC130700520, giving the protein MVRRNIKHFPIETKTKNNLLTKRFLIFITGTQLYTSFAIILVLTTLANGQGFLPLGKIRKGTPEAMDGQSNDVYEQMERSKQVSALPGGMAVLYASAPIFSPTSKDPEGAAEVYQILPEEEAVQQGVNSRRLLEDALIEMGFPLEEITEYRNGRVRKIHSKPTDGQTEDESSVGEPTDNAEAILAALAGPLPYIRRGAWGRK; this is encoded by the exons ATGGTACGACGAAATATCAAACATTTTcctattgaaacaaaaacaaaaaacaatcttttAACCAAACGTTTCCTAATTTTTATAACCGGAACACAGTTGTACACTTCCTTTGCAATTATTTTGGTCTTAACGACATTGGCCAACGGACAAGGGTTCTTACCCCTTGGGAAAATCAG GAAGGGTACACCTGAGGCAATGGACGGGCAGAGTAACGACGTTTACGAACAGATGGAAAGATCGAAACAAGTTTCAGCCCTTCCGGGCGGAATGGCAGTGCTCTACGCCTCGGCTCCCATTTTTTCACCGACGAGCAAAGATCCCGAAGGCGCTGCGGAAGTTTATCAAATCCTTCCAGAAGAAGAGGCCGTCCAGCAGGGCGTCAATAGCCgtcg CTTACTAGAAGATGCCCTGATTGAAATGGGATTTCCGCTGGAGGAAATCACCGAATACCGGAACGGCCGTGTAAGAAAAATCCATTCCAAACCTACCGATGGGCAGACGGAGGATGAAAGTTCAGTTGGAGAACCTACTGATAATGCTGAAGCTATCTTGGCCGCTTTGGCCGGGCCACTACCTTACATCCGTCGCGGCGCTTGGGGTAGGAAATAA